From Natrinema amylolyticum, the proteins below share one genomic window:
- a CDS encoding RNase P subunit p30 family protein: MYEAVHAHPDGQSTVARFAKTAADYGYEGVVVRNHGDARAAYDPEAIREEYGIDVVEGVEIRADDPQQASGSVGNYRTSETIVGIHGGTNGLNRFAVEQPKVDVLAHPMTDGGDINHVLAKAAVENGVRIEFNLSGVLRESGGHRVRVVQSLRKLQEIVDHYDAPYVVSADPTSHLELRVPRELKALGEQIGFAPEFIEDGLAEWGRLAERNRHVDSESFIEPGVERGRYEEES, from the coding sequence ATGTACGAGGCCGTCCACGCCCATCCCGACGGACAGAGCACGGTCGCCAGGTTCGCGAAGACGGCGGCCGACTACGGCTACGAGGGCGTGGTCGTGCGCAATCACGGCGACGCTCGAGCGGCGTACGATCCCGAAGCGATCCGCGAGGAGTACGGGATCGACGTCGTCGAGGGCGTCGAGATTCGGGCCGACGACCCGCAGCAGGCGAGCGGGTCGGTAGGGAACTATCGGACGTCGGAGACGATCGTCGGCATCCACGGCGGGACGAACGGGCTGAACCGCTTCGCCGTCGAACAGCCGAAGGTCGACGTGCTCGCACACCCGATGACCGATGGCGGCGACATCAATCACGTGCTGGCGAAAGCCGCCGTCGAGAACGGTGTTCGGATCGAATTCAATCTCTCCGGAGTCCTGCGAGAGAGCGGCGGCCACCGCGTCCGGGTCGTACAGTCGCTGCGAAAGCTTCAGGAGATCGTCGACCACTACGACGCGCCCTACGTCGTGAGCGCCGATCCGACCTCGCACCTCGAGCTGCGGGTACCCCGCGAACTGAAAGCCCTCGGCGAGCAGATCGGCTTCGCTCCCGAATTCATCGAGGACGGGCTCGCGGAGTGGGGCCGGCTGGCCGAGCGCAACCGCCACGTCGACTCCGAGTCGTTCATTGAGCCGGGGGTCGAACGTGGCAGGTATGAAGAAGAGTCTTGA
- the tbsP gene encoding transcriptional regulator TbsP encodes MTSNLLNHQIDDILESVLEDASGDIYMVNPSRDAIEEFVSVATAFDGDLPSVHMLADERTLKDVMDDFIVASNAADLISEGALSLRTLEEAPENSLLVSEDRVVALVHAGDRVGGLTTDDESFVDDTYATYAGRWEDATDFNLRTPPITDVRETLSDEISPEAEADFTAILNSLETARGDGDGLDEVTISLLVAAKNEALLYDISKWGEDVGIASKATFSRTKTKLEDMGLIDTEKVPIDVGRPRLRLKIGDERLSEADNGQLATVAQSILN; translated from the coding sequence ATGACCTCGAATTTACTTAACCACCAGATTGACGATATCCTCGAGTCCGTGCTCGAGGACGCGAGCGGCGATATCTACATGGTCAACCCGTCGCGGGACGCCATCGAAGAGTTCGTTTCCGTCGCGACCGCGTTCGACGGCGACCTGCCGTCGGTACACATGCTCGCCGACGAACGAACGCTGAAAGACGTCATGGACGACTTCATCGTCGCCTCGAACGCCGCCGACCTCATCAGCGAGGGCGCGCTGTCGCTGCGAACGCTCGAGGAGGCCCCCGAGAACTCGCTGCTGGTCAGCGAGGACCGCGTCGTCGCGCTGGTCCACGCCGGCGACCGCGTCGGCGGGCTCACCACCGACGACGAGAGCTTCGTCGACGATACCTACGCCACCTACGCGGGTCGCTGGGAGGACGCCACCGACTTCAACCTCCGGACCCCGCCGATCACGGACGTCCGCGAAACGCTCTCCGACGAGATCAGTCCCGAGGCCGAGGCCGACTTCACCGCGATCCTGAACTCGCTCGAGACCGCTCGCGGCGACGGCGACGGGCTCGACGAGGTCACCATTTCCCTGCTCGTGGCCGCCAAGAACGAGGCCCTGCTGTACGACATCAGCAAGTGGGGCGAGGACGTCGGGATCGCCTCCAAGGCGACGTTCTCCCGAACGAAGACCAAGCTCGAGGACATGGGTCTAATCGACACCGAGAAGGTCCCGATCGACGTCGGCCGCCCGCGCCTGCGCCTCAAGATCGGCGACGAGCGCCTCAGCGAGGCCGACAACGGCCAGCTCGCGACGGTGGCGCAGTCGATTCTCAACTAA